In Pantoea sp. Aalb, a single genomic region encodes these proteins:
- the rpiA gene encoding ribose-5-phosphate isomerase RpiA, translating into MNHDELKKAVGWKALHYIKPSTIIGIGTGSTVSHFIDALYTIKDKIEGTVSSSLCSTQKLKSLGIPVFNLNQVDEVAVYVDGADEINPQMQMIKGGGAALTREKIVAAVAKKFICIVDSSKEVGVLGSSVPLPVEVIPMARVYVARRLIQLGGLPEYRLNVITDNGNIILDVYNLCIVDPIFLEKTINEIPGVVTVGLFASRSADVVLIGTKNGVKTIVKNN; encoded by the coding sequence ATGAATCATGATGAACTAAAAAAAGCTGTTGGCTGGAAAGCCTTACATTATATAAAACCAAGTACAATTATTGGTATTGGTACTGGTTCTACTGTATCTCATTTTATTGATGCGCTGTATACAATCAAAGATAAAATTGAAGGTACTGTATCTAGTTCACTATGTTCAACACAAAAATTAAAATCTCTAGGAATTCCGGTATTCAATTTAAATCAGGTTGATGAAGTTGCAGTATATGTTGATGGAGCCGATGAAATTAATCCGCAAATGCAGATGATTAAAGGAGGTGGTGCCGCATTAACACGTGAAAAAATAGTTGCAGCTGTGGCTAAAAAATTTATCTGTATTGTAGATTCTTCAAAAGAAGTAGGTGTATTAGGTAGTAGTGTCCCTTTACCAGTAGAAGTAATCCCTATGGCACGTGTTTATGTAGCACGTAGATTAATTCAACTAGGCGGTTTACCAGAATATCGGTTAAATGTGATTACTGATAATGGTAACATTATTTTAGATGTATATAATCTTTGTATTGTTGATCCAATATTTTTAGAAAAAACCATTAATGAAATACCAGGTGTAGTTACTGTAGGTTTATTTGCTTCTCGTAGTGCAGATGTGGTTTTAATTGGTACTAAAAATGGAGTAAAAACTATAGTTAAAAACAATTAA
- the speA gene encoding biosynthetic arginine decarboxylase encodes MSSNMKDIKGLSVNEQGVLRSMQEVAINNYEASRMLRTYNIAWWGNNYYDVNELGHISVCPDPDRPEVRVDLAKLVKEREANGQRLPALFCFPQILQHRLRSINAAFKRARESYGYKGDYFLVYPIKVNQHKRVIESLINSGEPLGLEAGSKAELMAVLAHAGKTRSVIVCNGYKDREYIRLALIGEKLGHKVYLVIEKMTEVRLVLEETERLNVVPRLGIRARLASQGSGKWQSSGGEKSKFGLSASQVLKLIDIMHQAGRLNSIQLLHFHIGSQMANIRDIATGIRESARFYVELAKLGVNIKCFDVGGGLGVDYEGTRSQSDCSVNYGLNEYANNIIWAIGDACEEHGLKHPTVISESGRAVTAHHTVLVSNIIGVERNEFNNNPETPDIDSPRPIKSLWNTWQEMHETNVRRSLREWLHDSQMDLFDIHTGYSSGIYDLGQRAWAEQLYLNICHYIQQHLDPSNRAHRPIIDELQERMADKIYVNFSLFQSMPDAWGIDQLFPVLPLEGLNKTPQRRAVLLDITCDSDGIIEHYIDGDGIASTMPMPEYDINNPPMLGFFMVGAYQEILGNMHNLFGDTEAVNVFALPDSSVEIQLSDEGDTVADMLQYVQLNPIDLLMLFCNQVKQQTDIDHKLCEQFIKEFENGLYGYTYLEDE; translated from the coding sequence ATGTCTAGCAACATGAAAGATATCAAGGGTTTATCAGTTAACGAACAAGGTGTCCTACGCTCAATGCAGGAAGTAGCTATAAACAACTATGAAGCTAGTAGAATGCTACGTACTTATAATATTGCTTGGTGGGGTAATAACTATTACGATGTTAATGAATTAGGACATATTAGTGTTTGTCCTGATCCTGATCGCCCTGAAGTCCGTGTTGATCTGGCTAAATTAGTTAAAGAACGGGAAGCTAATGGTCAGCGTCTTCCAGCTCTTTTCTGCTTTCCACAAATCTTACAACATCGTTTGCGTTCTATTAATGCAGCTTTTAAACGTGCACGTGAATCCTACGGCTATAAAGGAGACTATTTCTTAGTATACCCTATTAAAGTTAATCAACATAAGAGAGTTATTGAATCTTTAATTAACTCAGGTGAACCATTAGGATTAGAAGCTGGTTCTAAAGCTGAATTAATGGCTGTATTAGCACATGCTGGTAAAACTCGCTCAGTAATCGTCTGTAACGGCTATAAAGATCGTGAATATATTCGCCTTGCACTTATCGGGGAAAAACTTGGGCATAAAGTTTATCTAGTAATAGAAAAAATGACAGAAGTCCGTTTAGTACTAGAAGAAACAGAACGTTTAAATGTAGTGCCACGCCTTGGTATTCGTGCCCGTTTAGCATCACAGGGATCTGGTAAATGGCAATCAAGTGGAGGAGAAAAATCTAAATTTGGATTATCTGCTTCACAAGTCCTTAAATTAATTGATATTATGCATCAAGCTGGACGACTTAATAGCATTCAGTTACTACACTTTCACATTGGATCCCAAATGGCAAATATTCGTGATATCGCTACCGGTATTAGAGAATCAGCACGATTTTATGTAGAATTAGCGAAATTAGGTGTTAATATTAAATGTTTTGATGTTGGTGGGGGATTAGGTGTTGATTATGAAGGAACACGTTCTCAATCAGACTGCTCTGTCAATTATGGTTTAAATGAATATGCAAATAATATAATTTGGGCTATAGGCGATGCCTGTGAAGAACATGGTTTAAAACATCCAACAGTTATTAGCGAATCAGGACGTGCAGTAACAGCACATCATACTGTGTTGGTATCCAATATTATTGGAGTTGAACGTAATGAATTTAACAATAATCCTGAAACACCAGATATCGATTCACCACGTCCTATTAAAAGTTTATGGAATACTTGGCAAGAAATGCATGAAACAAATGTACGTCGTTCTTTACGTGAATGGTTACATGATAGTCAAATGGACCTTTTTGATATTCATACAGGATATTCTTCAGGCATTTACGATTTAGGACAACGTGCTTGGGCAGAGCAATTATATTTAAATATTTGTCATTATATACAACAACATTTAGATCCAAGTAACCGTGCTCATCGCCCTATTATTGATGAGTTACAAGAGCGAATGGCTGATAAAATATATGTTAATTTTTCATTGTTTCAATCGATGCCAGATGCTTGGGGTATAGATCAGTTATTTCCTGTATTACCACTTGAAGGATTAAATAAAACTCCACAGCGAAGAGCTGTACTATTAGATATTACTTGTGATTCTGATGGAATCATAGAACATTATATTGATGGAGATGGTATTGCTAGCACTATGCCTATGCCAGAATACGATATTAATAATCCTCCGATGCTTGGATTTTTTATGGTAGGAGCTTATCAAGAGATATTAGGTAATATGCATAATTTATTCGGCGATACTGAAGCTGTTAATGTATTTGCTTTACCTGATTCTAGCGTAGAAATACAGTTATCAGATGAAGGGGATACTGTAGCAGATATGCTGCAGTACGTACAGTTAAATCCTATTGATTTATTGATGTTATTTTGTAATCAAGTAAAACAACAAACTGATATTGACCATAAATTATGTGAACAATTTATTAAAGAATTTGAAAACGGATTATACGGATATACTTACCTTGAAGATGAGTAA
- the speB gene encoding agmatinase, which translates to MHNTLNYKHDYSLVSNAFGFMRFPINFQPYKSKADWVITGVAFDATTSGRPGSRFGPSAIRQISTNLAWEQCRWPWNFNLRHYMNIIDCGDLVYNIGDIQDLSNKLEKHAERLILNGKHMLTFGGDHYITLPLLRAHAKKFGKMALIHFDAHADTYSNSTNEITFDHGTMFYTAPREGLIDPHHSIQIGIRTEFDKNLGFNVLDALEANNRSVDNILSELKCTVSNLPVYLTFDIDCIDPAYAPGTGTPVIGGLTNNKVINIIRGMQGMNIIGMDIVEVAPAYDHSNLTSLTAATLALDMLYVQAVKKIA; encoded by the coding sequence ATGCATAATACATTAAATTATAAACATGATTATTCTTTAGTGTCTAACGCTTTTGGTTTTATGCGTTTTCCAATTAATTTTCAACCGTATAAAAGTAAAGCCGATTGGGTCATAACTGGTGTAGCTTTTGATGCTACTACTTCAGGAAGACCTGGTAGTCGATTTGGACCAAGTGCTATTCGTCAAATTTCTACTAATCTTGCTTGGGAACAATGTCGTTGGCCGTGGAATTTTAATTTGCGTCATTATATGAATATAATAGATTGTGGCGACTTAGTTTATAATATCGGTGATATACAAGATTTATCTAATAAATTAGAAAAACATGCTGAAAGACTTATATTGAATGGTAAGCATATGTTAACTTTTGGTGGTGATCATTACATCACTTTACCTTTATTACGAGCACATGCAAAAAAATTTGGCAAAATGGCATTAATACACTTTGATGCTCATGCAGATACTTACTCTAATTCTACTAATGAGATAACATTTGATCATGGCACAATGTTTTATACAGCGCCAAGAGAAGGATTGATTGATCCGCATCACTCGATACAAATAGGGATCCGAACTGAATTTGATAAAAATTTAGGATTTAATGTGTTAGATGCATTAGAGGCAAATAACCGCAGTGTAGATAATATCTTATCTGAATTAAAATGTACAGTAAGTAATTTACCAGTATATTTAACATTCGATATTGATTGTATCGATCCAGCATATGCACCAGGTACTGGAACTCCTGTTATAGGGGGATTAACTAATAATAAGGTTATTAATATTATTCGTGGTATGCAAGGTATGAATATTATAGGAATGGATATTGTTGAAGTGGCACCAGCTTACGATCATAGTAATTTAACATCCTTAACAGCTGCTACGTTAGCATTAGATATGCTATATGTTCAAGCTGTAAAAAAAATCGCATAA
- the fbaA gene encoding class II fructose-bisphosphate aldolase, with the protein MSKVFDFLKPGVITGEGVQKIFQIAKENKFALPAINCIGTDSINAALETAAKVKAPLVIQFSNGGSIFISGQGLKNNKNQSAAIWGSISGANHVHLMAEKYGVPVILHTDHCDNKLLPWVDGLLTIGEDYFKKNGKPLFSSHMIDLSKMPLKENIEICSQYLARMSAIEMTLEIELGVTGGEEDGIDNSHVHSSELYSRVEDVDYAYTNLSKISNRFIIAVSFGNVHGVYKIGNVKLTPHILHDAQKYVCKKHSLPYNTLSFVFHGGSGSSVSEIQESISYGVIKMNIDTDTQWATWEGLLKYYKSNKLYLQSQLGNPNGLDQPNKKYYDPRIWLRSAQSSMIMRLEKAFRDLNAINVL; encoded by the coding sequence ATGTCTAAAGTGTTTGATTTTTTAAAGCCAGGTGTTATCACTGGAGAAGGAGTTCAAAAAATATTTCAAATAGCAAAAGAAAATAAATTTGCTTTACCAGCAATTAATTGTATTGGTACTGATTCAATTAACGCTGCGTTAGAAACTGCAGCTAAGGTTAAGGCACCACTTGTTATTCAGTTTTCTAATGGCGGTTCAATCTTTATTTCTGGGCAAGGGTTGAAAAATAATAAAAACCAAAGTGCAGCTATTTGGGGATCCATTTCTGGTGCAAATCATGTTCACTTAATGGCAGAAAAATATGGTGTACCAGTTATTCTACATACAGATCATTGTGATAACAAATTATTACCTTGGGTAGATGGATTATTAACGATAGGTGAAGATTACTTTAAGAAAAATGGAAAACCTCTTTTTTCTTCGCATATGATTGATTTATCTAAAATGCCATTAAAAGAAAATATCGAAATTTGTAGCCAATATTTAGCACGTATGAGTGCGATAGAAATGACTTTAGAAATTGAATTAGGAGTAACTGGTGGAGAAGAGGATGGAATAGATAATAGTCATGTTCATTCTTCTGAATTATATAGCAGGGTAGAAGATGTTGATTATGCTTACACTAATTTAAGTAAGATCAGTAATCGTTTCATCATTGCTGTTTCTTTTGGTAATGTACATGGAGTTTATAAAATAGGTAATGTAAAGTTAACTCCTCATATTTTGCATGATGCTCAAAAATATGTATGTAAAAAACACAGTTTACCATATAATACTTTAAGTTTCGTTTTCCATGGTGGTTCTGGTTCTTCTGTATCAGAAATTCAAGAATCTATTAGCTATGGAGTAATCAAAATGAACATAGATACTGATACTCAGTGGGCAACTTGGGAAGGTTTATTAAAATATTATAAATCTAATAAACTTTATTTACAAAGCCAACTAGGAAATCCGAATGGATTAGATCAACCAAATAAAAAATATTATGATCCTCGTATTTGGTTGCGTTCTGCACAATCTTCTATGATAATGCGGTTAGAAAAAGCTTTTAGAGACCTAAATGCTATAAATGTATTATAG
- the metK gene encoding methionine adenosyltransferase translates to MTKYLFTSESVSEGHPDKIADQISDAILDAILEQDIKARVACETFVKTGMVLVGGEITTSAWVDIEEITRSTVREIGYVDSNMGFDANSCAVLSAIGKQSPDINQGIKSINLLEQGAGDQGIMFGYATNETDVFMPAPVTYAHRLVQRQAEVRKNGLLPWLRPDAKSQITFQYDKDKIVGIDTVILSTQHVEDITQNDLREAVMEEIIKPILPSEWITVNTKYYINPTGRFVIGGPMSDCGLTGRKIIVDTYGGMARHGGGAFSGKDPSKVDRSASYAARYVAKNIVAAGLADKCEIQVSYAIGVAEPTSVMIETFGMEKVTKKLLIFLIRKFFDLRPYGIIQMMNLLKPIYKETAVYGHFGREKFPWEKTDKAMQLREASGFKLDNETF, encoded by the coding sequence ATGACTAAATACCTATTTACTTCTGAATCTGTATCAGAAGGACATCCAGATAAAATTGCAGATCAAATTTCTGATGCAATACTAGATGCAATTCTTGAGCAGGATATTAAAGCACGTGTAGCATGTGAAACTTTTGTTAAAACAGGAATGGTATTAGTTGGCGGTGAAATTACTACTAGTGCTTGGGTTGACATTGAAGAAATTACTCGTAGCACTGTACGTGAAATAGGCTATGTCGATTCTAATATGGGATTTGATGCTAACTCCTGTGCTGTATTAAGTGCAATAGGTAAACAATCTCCTGATATTAATCAAGGAATTAAAAGTATTAATCTTCTAGAGCAAGGAGCTGGTGATCAAGGTATTATGTTTGGATATGCAACTAATGAAACTGATGTTTTTATGCCCGCACCTGTTACTTATGCACATCGTCTAGTACAACGTCAAGCTGAAGTTCGAAAAAATGGATTACTTCCATGGTTACGTCCTGATGCAAAAAGTCAAATCACATTTCAGTACGATAAAGATAAAATAGTAGGTATTGATACAGTAATTCTTTCAACACAACACGTAGAAGATATTACTCAAAATGATCTACGTGAAGCTGTTATGGAAGAAATTATTAAGCCTATTTTACCATCAGAATGGATTACTGTAAATACTAAATACTATATAAATCCAACAGGACGTTTTGTAATCGGTGGTCCTATGAGCGACTGTGGTCTCACTGGACGTAAAATTATTGTCGATACTTATGGTGGTATGGCTAGACATGGTGGAGGAGCTTTTTCTGGTAAAGATCCATCAAAAGTTGATCGTTCAGCTTCTTACGCTGCTCGTTATGTTGCAAAAAATATTGTTGCAGCAGGGTTAGCAGATAAATGTGAAATTCAAGTATCTTATGCTATCGGTGTAGCGGAGCCTACATCTGTAATGATAGAAACTTTTGGTATGGAAAAAGTAACTAAAAAGTTACTTATCTTTCTTATACGTAAGTTTTTTGATCTAAGACCGTATGGAATAATTCAAATGATGAATTTACTGAAACCTATATACAAAGAAACAGCTGTATATGGCCATTTTGGAAGAGAAAAATTTCCATGGGAGAAAACTGATAAAGCTATGCAATTACGTGAAGCATCCGGTTTTAAGTTGGATAATGAAACATTTTAA
- a CDS encoding phosphoglycerate kinase, whose translation MSLIRMTDLNLFNKRILIRSDLNVPIKNGIVMSDARIRASLPTIELALYNGARVMIASHLGRPIEGQYNKEFSLLPILNYIKKNNKFNGIKIHLVQNYLNGIEINAGELILLENVRFNKGEKHNDDALSKKYASLCDIFVMDAFGAAHRKQASTYGVGEFSSISCAGPLLFNELNTLSKIMSNPKRPLVAVIGGSKISTKFSVLQSLAKIADTIIVGGGIANTFIAIDNSIGQSLYEPNFVNDAKILRDQYNIQVPSYVRVSTKSSKILSVTSKKVNEIKDNEEIMDFGDETAYKMAEILKEAKTILWSGPVGVFELPDFREGTKIIAEAIAQSDAYSIVGGGDTLAAVDLFDIKENISYISTGGGAFLKFIEGEKLPVVTMLEGRIKK comes from the coding sequence ATGTCTTTAATTAGAATGACTGATTTAAATCTTTTTAATAAACGCATTTTAATTCGATCAGATCTCAATGTTCCGATAAAAAATGGAATAGTCATGTCTGATGCACGTATTCGTGCATCTCTTCCAACTATTGAATTAGCTTTGTACAATGGTGCAAGAGTAATGATTGCTTCTCATTTAGGTCGTCCTATTGAAGGTCAATATAACAAAGAATTTTCTCTTTTACCAATTCTTAATTATATAAAAAAAAATAATAAATTCAATGGAATTAAAATACATTTAGTACAGAATTACCTTAATGGCATTGAAATAAATGCTGGTGAATTAATATTACTAGAAAATGTTCGTTTTAATAAAGGAGAAAAGCATAATGACGATGCTTTATCAAAAAAATATGCATCATTATGCGATATTTTTGTTATGGATGCATTTGGTGCTGCGCACCGTAAACAAGCTTCAACTTATGGTGTAGGGGAATTTTCTTCTATTTCCTGTGCAGGCCCTTTACTTTTTAATGAATTGAATACCTTAAGTAAAATTATGAGTAATCCAAAACGTCCATTAGTAGCTGTAATAGGTGGCTCTAAAATTTCAACTAAGTTTAGTGTGCTACAATCATTAGCAAAAATTGCTGATACGATTATTGTTGGTGGTGGTATTGCGAATACCTTTATAGCTATCGATAATAGTATTGGTCAATCTTTATATGAACCAAACTTTGTTAATGATGCTAAAATATTACGTGATCAATATAATATTCAAGTACCTAGTTATGTTCGGGTAAGTACAAAATCTTCTAAAATTTTATCAGTTACTTCAAAAAAAGTTAATGAGATAAAAGATAATGAAGAAATAATGGATTTCGGCGATGAAACTGCTTATAAAATGGCAGAAATATTGAAAGAAGCTAAAACTATACTTTGGAGCGGACCAGTTGGAGTTTTTGAATTACCAGATTTTCGTGAAGGAACAAAAATTATTGCAGAAGCTATTGCACAAAGTGATGCTTATTCTATCGTAGGTGGAGGCGATACTTTAGCAGCTGTAGATTTATTTGATATTAAAGAGAATATTTCCTATATATCTACTGGAGGTGGTGCATTTCTTAAATTTATAGAAGGGGAAAAACTACCAGTAGTAACTATGTTAGAAGGGCGCATAAAAAAATAA
- the epd gene encoding erythrose-4-phosphate dehydrogenase: protein MAVRIAINGFGRIGRNVLRALYEINRKSVINIVAINELAKTIDMVHLLKYDTSHGRFSWNVYQKHDQLFIGNDIIRILHISDIDLLPWKELNIDIVLDCTGVYGSRADGEKHLQVGAKKVLFSHPGEQDLDAIVIFGVNEQYLKKTDRLVSNASCTTNCIIPILKLLDDAFIIDAGTITTIHSTMHDQQVIDSYHNDLRRARAASQSIIPVDTRLALGIARIFPKFHDRFQAIALRVPTINVTAIDLSVLVRSSLLAYEINTLLKKASEKEFFGIVDYTELPLVSIDFNHNPHSAIVDGTQTRVSGKHLIKLLVWCDNEWGFANRMIDTTLAMAAIGFM, encoded by the coding sequence ATGGCCGTTCGTATTGCAATTAATGGTTTTGGTCGAATTGGACGTAATGTATTACGTGCATTATATGAAATAAATCGTAAAAGTGTAATTAACATTGTTGCTATTAATGAATTAGCAAAAACTATAGATATGGTACATTTGCTAAAGTACGATACCAGTCATGGTCGTTTCTCTTGGAATGTATATCAAAAACATGATCAATTATTTATTGGTAACGATATTATACGTATTTTACATATATCTGATATTGACTTATTGCCATGGAAAGAGCTAAATATCGATATTGTACTAGATTGTACTGGTGTATATGGTAGTCGTGCAGATGGCGAAAAACATTTACAAGTCGGAGCAAAAAAGGTATTATTTTCTCATCCTGGCGAACAAGATCTTGATGCCATAGTAATATTTGGCGTGAATGAACAATATCTTAAAAAAACTGATCGACTTGTTTCTAACGCTTCTTGTACTACTAATTGTATTATCCCAATACTCAAGTTGCTAGATGATGCTTTTATAATTGATGCAGGAACAATTACTACTATTCATTCAACAATGCATGATCAACAAGTCATTGACTCATATCATAATGATTTACGTCGAGCTCGTGCTGCTAGTCAATCAATTATTCCCGTTGATACTCGTCTTGCCTTAGGTATTGCACGTATTTTCCCTAAATTTCATGATCGATTTCAAGCCATTGCTTTAAGAGTACCTACTATAAATGTAACAGCTATTGATTTAAGTGTTTTAGTTCGTAGTTCTTTACTAGCTTATGAAATTAATACTTTATTAAAAAAAGCTTCAGAAAAGGAATTTTTTGGTATAGTTGATTACACAGAATTACCATTAGTTTCAATAGATTTTAATCATAATCCACATAGTGCTATTGTAGATGGTACTCAAACAAGAGTTAGTGGTAAGCACCTTATTAAACTTTTAGTTTGGTGTGATAATGAATGGGGTTTTGCTAACCGTATGATTGATACTACTTTAGCAATGGCTGCAATTGGTTTTATGTAA
- the tkt gene encoding transketolase, whose amino-acid sequence MLSRKELANAIRALSIDAIQKANSGHPGVPMGMADIAEVLWRNFLNHNPTNPMWINRDRFILSNGHGSMLLYSLLHLTGYSLTIDDLKEFRQLHSKTPGHPEYGYTPGVETTTGPLGQGVANAVGFAIAERTLAAQFNRPGYEIIDHYTYVFMGDGCMMEGISHEVCSIAGTLKLNKLIAFYDDNGISIDGHIKGWFTEDTAKRFEAYGWHVIRDIDGHDPCAIEQSIKKAKAIFDKPTLLICKTIIGFGSPNKAGTHYVHGTPLGEEEVTLTRKKLKWNYAPFEIPSNIYEQWDAKKIGKEKEAIWNNKFDAYFKKYPELSINFKRRIQKKLPANWLMQSKKNIYQLQMNPLDIASRKASQNTIETFGNILPELIGGSADLAPSNLTMWSGSRPINKYIDGNYIHYGVREFGMTAIANGIALHGGFLPYTSTFLVFVEYARNAVRMAALMKIRQIMIYTHDSIGLGEDGPTHQPIEQIASLRITPNISLWRPCDQVECAVAWKYAIERLDGPSILILSRQNLVQQDRTSNQLENIKRGGYILKNDEDKLDLILIATGSEVALAIDAYHQLTNEGYKVRVVSMPSTDVFDKQDILYRESVLPKSLTARVAIEAGISDYWLKYTGLKGAIVGMTTFGESAPTDKLFKKFGFTVDNIVATAKAIL is encoded by the coding sequence ATGCTCTCACGTAAAGAGCTTGCCAACGCTATACGTGCGTTGAGTATTGATGCAATACAAAAAGCTAACTCAGGACATCCTGGTGTTCCTATGGGTATGGCAGATATAGCTGAAGTTTTATGGCGTAATTTTCTCAACCATAATCCAACTAATCCAATGTGGATTAACCGAGATCGATTTATTTTATCTAATGGCCATGGATCGATGTTGCTTTATAGCTTGCTTCATTTAACTGGTTATAGTTTAACAATTGATGATTTAAAAGAATTTCGACAATTACATTCTAAAACTCCAGGTCATCCAGAATATGGTTATACTCCTGGTGTAGAAACTACAACTGGACCACTAGGACAGGGTGTTGCTAATGCTGTTGGTTTTGCTATTGCTGAACGTACACTTGCAGCTCAGTTTAATCGTCCAGGTTATGAGATTATAGACCATTATACATATGTTTTCATGGGTGATGGTTGTATGATGGAAGGGATATCACATGAAGTATGCTCTATTGCGGGCACCTTGAAATTAAATAAATTAATTGCTTTTTATGATGATAACGGTATATCTATTGATGGGCATATTAAAGGTTGGTTTACCGAGGATACTGCTAAACGTTTTGAAGCTTACGGTTGGCATGTTATACGTGATATCGACGGACATGATCCTTGTGCTATTGAACAATCAATTAAAAAAGCGAAAGCGATTTTTGATAAACCTACTTTACTTATATGTAAAACCATTATCGGGTTTGGTTCTCCTAATAAAGCTGGTACGCATTATGTGCACGGTACACCGTTAGGGGAAGAAGAAGTTACTCTTACACGTAAAAAATTAAAATGGAATTATGCACCATTTGAAATTCCTTCTAATATTTATGAACAATGGGATGCAAAAAAGATTGGTAAAGAGAAAGAAGCAATATGGAATAATAAATTTGATGCCTATTTTAAAAAATATCCAGAATTGTCTATAAATTTTAAACGTCGAATTCAAAAAAAATTACCAGCTAATTGGTTAATGCAATCAAAAAAAAATATTTATCAATTACAAATGAATCCATTAGACATTGCTAGCCGTAAAGCTTCGCAAAATACTATTGAAACTTTTGGTAATATTTTACCAGAATTAATAGGGGGTTCTGCTGATTTAGCACCTAGTAACTTGACTATGTGGTCTGGTTCTAGGCCAATAAATAAATACATAGATGGTAATTATATTCACTATGGAGTACGTGAATTTGGTATGACTGCTATTGCTAATGGTATTGCTTTACATGGTGGCTTCTTACCATATACTTCAACTTTTTTAGTTTTTGTAGAATACGCGCGTAATGCAGTGCGTATGGCAGCATTAATGAAAATTCGTCAAATTATGATTTATACTCATGATTCTATAGGTTTAGGTGAAGATGGACCAACTCACCAACCAATTGAACAGATAGCTAGTTTACGTATTACTCCAAATATTAGTCTCTGGCGTCCATGTGATCAAGTTGAGTGTGCAGTGGCATGGAAATACGCTATTGAACGTCTAGATGGTCCATCAATATTGATCCTTTCTCGTCAAAATTTAGTACAGCAAGATCGTACTTCTAACCAATTAGAAAATATAAAACGTGGTGGTTACATATTAAAAAATGATGAAGATAAACTTGATTTAATTCTAATTGCTACTGGATCAGAAGTAGCATTAGCTATTGATGCTTATCATCAATTGACTAATGAAGGCTATAAAGTAAGAGTAGTGTCTATGCCATCTACTGATGTATTCGATAAACAAGATATATTATATCGTGAATCAGTTTTACCGAAATCTCTTACAGCACGGGTAGCTATTGAGGCTGGTATTTCAGATTATTGGTTAAAATATACTGGTTTAAAAGGTGCAATAGTTGGGATGACTACTTTTGGAGAATCAGCACCGACTGATAAACTATTTAAGAAATTTGGTTTTACTGTAGATAATATAGTGGCTACAGCAAAAGCTATTTTATAG